In the genome of bacterium, the window GATGAAGATCAACTTCCTGGGCTCGGCGAAGAGCGGCAAGCTGACGGCGCGCGGTCGTGTCGCCCATCGCACGCAGCGCACGGCCTTCGTGGAGGGCTGGATCGAGGATGAGGAGGGAAGACCGCTCGCCCGGGCGACCGCGACGATCATGGTCTTTGCGACAGGAGGGGTGCGCTAGCCGTCGGGCAGGCGGGGCCGGATCAGGTGGTCCGGCAACCCCGAGGGCGGTAGTCTGCTAGCGGCCTTGATCCGATGTCTCGCCCAGGAGCCAGTTCGTGAATGCCGCCACGGGTCCGTACTTCTCCCGCCCGTGCGGGGTGACCAGGTAGTAGCCGAGCGGACTGCGATAGGGCAGGTCGAAGAGGCGCACGAGCTCTCCCCGTTCGAGCTCTCCCTTCAGCAGGAACCCGGGAATCAAGGCCGCGCCGAGACTGGCGGCCGCCGCGCTCGCCGCCGCGGCGAACTGCTCGAAGTACATCCCCTCGCACTCCGGCGGCTGGACGCCCTGCGCCCGAAACCAATCGGACCAGGCGTCGGGCCGGCTCGAGATGTGGATCAGCATGGTCCCGGCCAGGTCCGCAGGCTCGCGCAGGCCCTTCTCCTCGCGATAGGTCGGCGCGCAGACGGGGATCAGCTCTTCGCCCATGAGGTACACGCTCGTCGCGCCCGGCCAGTCGGGCTTGCCATAGTGAATGGCGACGTCGATGTCCTCGGTGTCGAAGTCGAAGGGCGAGATCTTCGTCACGAACTGGACGGTGATGCCGGGGTGCTCCTTCAGGAACCTGGGCAGCCGCGGCATCAGCCAGCGCGAGCCGAAGGTCGGCAGCACGGCGAGCGTGAGCGTGCCCGCCCGCACGTTGCTCATCGCCCGCATCGTCGCCGTCTGGATCAGCTCCAGGGCGGCGCGGATGTCCTTGGCGTAGGTCTGACCGGCTTCGGTCAGGAGCACGGCGCCGTGCTGGCGCTCGAAGAGGGCCACGCCGCACTGCTCCTCGAGGGCGATGACCTGCTTGGAGATCGCGCCCTGGGTGAGGTTCAGCTCGCGCGCCGCAGCCGTGAAGCTGCCGGTGCGCGCCACCATGTCGAAGGCGAGGAGCATGCTGGTGCTGGGCAGGGGGCGGCGCATTCTCGCGGAACCCTCCGGCGGCAGAGGTGGGCAGCGGGGGACTTGCCGGCAGGCTAGCAGATGGCGGGACAGAAATGGACAGCAAAGGAGGGGCGCCGCCGCCGGCGGCCCCGGCTGCCCTGAAGGACGCCCCCTCCCGCCAGCGGGAGGGGGCGGGGAATCAGCCGGGCAGGAGAGCTAGTCGTCGGGGCCGGGCGCGTCGTCGGAGCCGGCCTCCCCTTCGTCCTCGTCCCAGTGCGAACCGCCGGGGCCGCCGTGGCCGTGCGGCCCCTCGCCATCCCAGTTGCCGGGCGCGCCGGGCGCACCGGGCGGCAGCGGCGCCCGTGCGTGCATCCGCTCGCCCACGCGCTGCAGGTGGCCCTGGAAGCGCTGCTCGAAGAGGGCGAACTTGGCGCGCTGCTCGGGCGTCAGCAGCTCCACGAGATCGCCCATCGCCTCGTGGTGCCTGCGCATCGCCTCGCCGCGCAGCGCGTGGATCTCCTCGGCCAGCTTGGCGCCCTCGGTCCACTTCTCCGTCTTCACGAGCTGGCGCAGTTCCTTCATCTTCTCGCGCACCTTGTCCAGGCCCTCCTCGTGGGCCTTTCGCGCGGCAGCCCCCCCGTCTGTTCCTCGGTCAGCTCCAGGTACTCCGTCATCTTGTAGAGGCGGAAGGCCTCGGTCATCTCGCGCGGGTCGTGCTGGCCGCGCCAGGGGCGCTCGGGAGCGCGCGGCGCTCTCGGCGCACGCGGCGCTTCCGGCTGGGCCATGGCGGCGGCGGCTGTGGCCAGCAGCAGGGCCGCCAGTGTCAGGCCGAGAGTGCTTTGCTTCATCGGGTGCCTCCATTGTCCGTCAGTTGGAAGTCCTCCAGCTCCTGCTGGAAGCGCTTCCAGTCCTCATCGCTCCAGTTGCCGTGATCGAAGTCGATGCCCGCGGCGCTCGCTTCGTCGGCGCTCTCGAGGGCCGCCTCCAGATCGCCTGTCAGGCCGAGAGTGCTTTGCTTCATCGGGTGCCTCCATTGTCCGTTAGTTGGAAGTCCTCCAGCTCCTGCTGGAAGCGCTTCCAGTCCTCATCGCTCCAGTTGCCGTGATCGAAGTCGATGCCCGCGGCGCTCGCTTCGTCGGCGCTCCCGAGGGCCGCCTCCAGATCGCCGCCGCCCGCCTGGTAGTCGGCGAGCGCCTCGAGGTACTCCTCCTCGCTCATGACGAAGTAGCCCCCGGCCTCCGGCGCCAGGCCGCGCTCCTGCCAGGGCCGCAGCCAGGCGAGCGCGAGCAGGGCGAGCAGGGCCGGGACTGCCACGAGGGACCAGCGCGGCAGCCGCCGCGGCGCGGTGCCGGCGAGGGCCGCCTCCACGCGGGACTCGATGCGGGCCGCCGCCGCCGCGCTCAAACGCGGGGGCTCGGGCTCCAGCAGTGCGCGCAGACGATCGTGTTCAGTCATCGCTCCAACCTCGCTCGCGAATCTCCCGCTCCAGGCGGGAGACGGTACGGGAGACCAGGCTGCGCGCCGTGGCTTCGCTGGTGCCGATGAGCAGCGCGATCTCCGCGTAGGGTCTGTCCTCCAGGTGACGCAGCGCGAAGGCCGCCTGCTCCTTGGCGGGGCGCCCCGCCAGCAGGCCCTCCAGGCGCCGCCGCCGCTGGGCATCCCGCGCCTGGGCGTCGGGCCCGGGCCGCCGCTCGGCATCGGCTGCAGTCGCCACGGATGCGCTGCCCTCCGCCGGGGGCAGCGGCCACGGCAGCATGCGCCGGAGCCTGCGCCCCCGCAGGTGGTTCAGGGCCAGGCGGACGGCGATCCGCCGCAGCCAGGCCTCGGGGCAACCCTCGCCGCGGTAGCTGTCGAGCCGCGAAAGGGCACGCAGGTAGGTGTCCTGCAGGAGGTCCTCGGCGTCCTCGTCGTTTCTCACGATGCGGTGGAGGGTCGCGTAGAGGCTCTCGCGGGTCTCGCGCATGAGGACGGGGAAAAGCGGCCGCGGAGCGCCTCCACGGCGCTCCCGGACTCGGCGATCCGCCGCCACTCCTGTTCGTCCATCGCAATCGCCTTCATGGGTCCTCCACCCGGCTGCGCCGCCGAACGCAGGCCATCCGACACCGGGGGCGGACCTTTCGCGGCAGCCGGCGGCTAGAGCGCGTCCAGCGCGCCGAGCAGCGGCGCCAGTTGGCGGTCCCAGCTCCGCGGCGCGGCCAGGGCATGCAGGCCCCGCTCGGCCGGCGGCGGCGAGGCGAGCAGCGCGCGGAGCGCGGTGGCGAAGGCCTCGGCGCCCTCGGCGAGGCAAACGGCGCCGGCGGCAGCGGCGGCCTCGAGCGCGGCCGAGAAGGGCGTCGCCAGGACCGGCAGGCCGGCGGCCAAGTACTCGTAGAGCTTCACCGGATCCACCCCGGCCGTGAGCGGCGTGCGCCGGAAGGGGATGAGCCCGGCGTCGGCGTGGCGGAGCCAGGCGGGTAGCTCGGCGTAGGGCCGGGCGCCGAGGAAATGGCAGTTGGGCGGCGCCCCCTGCAGGCGCGGAGCGAGCGCCGGCCGCAGCGGCCCGATCACCGGAAAGCTCGCCGCAGGCAGGGCGCGCGCCACGGCGAAGAGCAGCTCGAGGTCGAACCACTCGGCCACGCTGCCCACGTAGAGGCAGCGCGGGCGCGGCAGCGCCGCCAGCGCGGCGGGCGCGGGCGGCGGCGGCTCGGCGGCGAAGCGCGCGAACTCGACTCCGTTGCCCACGAGCAGCGGCTCCCGCCCGCCGAGAGCGCGGAGCTGCTCGGCCAGGTGAGCGCTCGACGCGCTCAGCAGCGCCGCCTCGCGGACGAGCGCGCGCAGCGCGTGGCGCAGTACCGCCGGGGTCCGCCCGAAGGCGAGCACGTCGTCCATGTGGTCGTAGGCAACGGGCGCGCCGGGCAGGATCTCGCGCAGGTCGGCCAGCTCGGGATGGCCGAAGAGCAGCAGTGGCTCGCGGAAGCCCAGGGCGGCGAGCTTGCCGCGCAGGAGCAGCCCCTGGCGGCGCGCGAGGCCGTCGCGCAGGAGGGCGACCTGGCCGCCCAGCCGCGCGAGCGCGCGCAGGAGCGGCTGGCGCGCATTGACCGGCAGCACGGGCAGGGCGAGGAAGGCCAGCGTGGGCGCGCCGCCGTCGAGACCGTCGGGCGGCGGCGGTGGAGCGTGCAGAGTGCGGGGCTCGACGAAGAGGACGCGCCGGCCGGCGGCCAGGGCCAGCGCCATGTGCTGCGGCCGCTGGTGCAGGCCGCGCCAGGGAATGGGCGAGACGTAGACGAGATCGCGGCTCACGGCTGGCGGCGCCCTCCCTCCACGCGGCCGGCGCGCGCATCCGGGTACCAGGTGCGCAGGGCCTCGGCCAGCGCCCGGTGCACGTTGCGCGCGCGGCCGGCCAAGCTCGAGGCGGCAAGCGCGATCTCGGGCACGGGGCCTTCGGGCCAGCGCTCTCGCTCGGCGATGAGGCCTGCCGTGATGGCGGGCAGTCGCTCTGGGTCGGCCACCTCGTCCATGCCGAGCAGGTGTCCCTGGCGGCCGAGCATCGTCATGTAGGCGTTGATCTTCTCGTCGTAGGCCAGAGCGCCGAAGGGAGTGCCGGCGATCGTGGCGAAGATCAGCGCATGCAAGCGCATGGCGACGACATAGCGGCAGGCCGCCATGAGCGCGATCATCTCCTCGTCGTCGTAGCCATCGTCGACGATCAGCACGCGCTTCTGCAGCGCCGGCGGCAGCGTGCCGAGCAGGCGGCGCACCACGGTGATGTCGTCGGTGTCGGTCTCGCCGAGGCGACCGCCCGTCTTCATGACGAAGAAAAGCAGGCGCACGGATTCGTCCTCGAGCAATCCGCGGACGAAGTTCGCGAAGATGCCCGCCGAGAGTCGATGCCGCCAGTCGCGAGCGGAGAGACCGACCAGCTGGTAGCCGCTCAGCTCGAGCGCCTCGAGCAGGTCGGCGCTGCTTCCCGGCGCGGGCGCCGGCAGGAGGAAGGCCGGGTCAGCGCCCAAGTGGATGCTCTGCCCGGGGACGCCGCAGGCCCGCAACTGCTCGAAGCCCTCCGGATCGCGCGCCGATACGAAGTCGGCAACCCTTGCGAAGCGGCCGAGCAAGCGCTGCGCGCCACGCCCGCGCAGCGCGTAGATCCCCGGCAGGTACAGCACGATGCGCGCCCCGGCGAGCCGCGCCAGGCGCGCGCGCGTCAGCCAGTAGGCCAGGTTGCCCGGCGCGCTGCCCCAGAGCAGGCCGCCGCCGCCGAGGATGAAGAGGTCGCAGCGCAGGCAGGCCCGAAGCACGGCCAGCGGATGCCGCCGGAACGAGGCGTGCAGGGGCCTCACGCGCAGGCGCAACCCGGGGTGTGCGCTCTCCAGGTAGAGCGCGACGCGCTGTTCGTCGCGGCAGAGCAGGGTGACCTCGGCGCCCGGCAGCTCCTCGGCGAGCAACAGCAGGAGCTGCGAGAGGATGACATTGTCACCTCGATTGCCGGTGCCGTAGGAGCCGTGGATGCAGATGCGCATCAGCTCTCCTTCGCCCCGCCGCGCAGCAGCGCCAGATCCTCGCGCCGCCAGCCGCGCAGGAGGGTGAACAGCAGCCCGTAGGCCGCGAGCCCGCTGGGCAGCGCGATCAGCAGGTTGCGCGTCGGCAGCAGCAGGAGGACGAGGGCCATCCCGCCCGCCGCGCCCAGGGCGCGCAGCAGTGGCGCCGGCCAGGGCAAGCGGGCAAGTGGACGCGCCCAGTGCAGCATCAGCGCCAGGACGAGCAACTCGCTGAGCAAGGTGGCGAAGGCGGCGCCGTTCAGGCTCCAGCGCGGGATCAGCGCGAAGTTGAGCAGCACGTTCAGCCCGGCGCCGGCGCCCAGGGCGGCAAGGAAGCGCCGTTCGCGGTCCGCCGCAAGGAGCAGGCTGCCCCAGAGGGCGTGCCCGGCGCGCAGCACGAGGCAGGGCGCGAGCAGGCGCAGGCTGGCCGTCGCGTCGGCGAAGGCGGCGCCGTAGACCAGCCGCAGGCCCTCGCCGGCAAGGATCGCGGTGCCTGCCGCCAGCGGCAGCGCGAGCCCGAAGAGCAGGCGGGCCGCGCGCTCGACGAAGCGCAGGTAGCGCGCGCGGTCGGCGGCGAAGAGGCGGGTGAAGGTGGGGAAGAAGACGTCCGCCATCATCGCCTGCAGGGCGAAGAGCGTGAAGAAGAGACGATTGGCGGCGTCGTAGAGGCCGGTCGCCGCATCGTCCTTCAGATAGCTGAGCAGCACGCGGTCCGAGTGCAGCGTGATGTTGGACATGATCACGCTGCCTGCGAAGGGCCAGCTGACGGCAAGGATCCGCCGCCAGTCGGGGCCGCCGCCGGCGAACAGGCGCAGGCCGCGCCGCCGGAGCAGCGCCCAGGCGACGAGGAAGGCGCCGCCGGCCGAGGCGGGAAAGGCGATCAGGAGGCCGAGGAAGCGCCGCTCGCCCAGGGGCAGCGCGAAGAGCAGACCGAAGAGGGCGAGCAGGAGCAGCTTCTCGACGGCGCGCAGGAGGGCGACGACGCCCAGCTCTTCGCGCGCTGCGAAGAGCGCGCGCAGGTTGGCGTTCAAACCGTCGAGCACGAGCCAGCCGAGGAAGACGAGGAAGTAGCGCGTGAGCTCGGGCCCCTTGCCGAGGAAGGGCGCCGCCAGCGCGAGCAGGACCGCCATCGCGAAGACGAGGCCGAGCTTCACGCGGAAGGCCGCGGGCGCGAGTTCGGCGGTCGCCCCGCGGTCGCGGGCGAGGTTGCGCGTCAGCATGCGACTGATGCCGAGGTCGGCCAGCACGGAGGCGATGGTCATGAAGCTGATCAGGAAGGCGAGCTGCCCCAGGCGCTCGACACCCAGCCCGCGGGCGACGTAGAGCGTGATCACGAGCCCGACGAGGCGTGCGATCAGCTCGCTACCCAGCACGCTGAGGATGTTCCGGCTCACTCGCTGCGCGTTGGACATCCTGGATCCGCTTCCCGGCTGGGCGGCGCCCGCAGGGCGAGGCCGCCGTCGCTCAGAGGCCGGCGAGGCCTTTCTTCACCTCGGTGCTGACGGGATCGTCGCCGAACCAGGCTACCCACAGCGCCCGGATGAGGGCGCGGTCCTCGACGCTGCCCAGGGGCTGGCCGTCGCAGTAGACGCCCAGGCCCTGCTCCGGCGCGTAGCTCAGGCTCAGCTCCTGGCCGGCCGCAAAGTCCCCCGCGAGGAGCGCGAGGAATGACGCCAGGGTCGGCGCCGGGTCGGCGGCGAGCGCCGGCCGCATGTGCTCGCCCAGGGTTTCCGCCAGGTCCTTGCCTTCCGTATCCCGGAGGAAGCGCAGCACGAGGAGCTTGTCGAAATCGCCGTCGATGAAGCGGGCGTAGGGTGGCTCGCCCGGCCGCGCCTCCGCGCTGATGTAGAAGCAGGCCGCGTACTGCTTGCGCCAAAGCCACTTGGAGAGGGCCGCGCCCGTCGCGCGCAACTCGATCTGCCGGCCGCTCAGGGGGTCGTTGCGAGAAACGCGCGCCGGGAACTCCTGGCCGCTGTCCGTCTCGACGATCACGTCGGCGCCGGTGGGCGGCACGCCGAACGCGAGCAGCGCCACGAGGGCGAGCACCCGCATGGGAAACCTCCAAGCTGGGCGGTCGGCGCATCTTAGAGGCGCTCTGGCGGCGGCGCAACGCCAAAGGCGGCGCCCTTGTCCGGCCCGCCGCGCGGCCCTCCGATCATGAATTCATGAGCGCGGAAGGCGGCGACTGGCGGGACGAGCCGTTCCAGGACGAGGAAGAGGCCCTGCGCCGTCTGCGTCCGGGGGGTGCCCGTGGCGCGCGGCTCCTCATCGGCACCAGCGGCTGGAGTTACAAGGACTGGGAGGGGCCTTTCTACCCGCCCGGCACGCCGGCCGCGGACTACCTCGCGCACTATGGTCGGGTCTTTCGCACGGTCGAGGTCGATGCGACCTTCTATGCGGCGCCCCGAGCCGCGGTCGTCGAGAACTGGGCGCTGCGCAGCCCGCCGGGCTTCGTCTTCAGCGCCAAGTTCCCGCGCGAGTTCAGCCACGAGGCGGGCGGCCTCGAGCGCCTGGAGGGGGCGCGGGCCTTCGTCGAGCGGATGGGTCTCCTCGGCGAGAAGCGCGGGCCGCTGGTCCTGCAGTTCCCACCCCATTTCGAGCCCGGCCGGTTGCCTGCGCTGGCCGGCTTTCTGGCCGCGCTGCCTGGCGAGGCGCGCTACGCCGTCGAGTTCCGGCATCCGGGCTGGCACAGCGAGGAGGTGCTGGCCATGCTGCGCGCGCGGGGCGTGGCCTGGGTGGCAGGCGTCGGCCCGCTCAATCCGCCGCAGCGGCCGCTGACGGCGGACTTCGCCTACCTGCGCTGGATCGGAGACCGCGGCCTGAACGTCTTCGATCGCGTGCGCATCGAACGCGGCGAGGAGATCCGTCGCTGGGCCGAGTGGATCGAGTCCGTGCGCGAGCGTCTGCGCGAGGTCTACGGCTACTTCAACAACCACTACGCAGGCCACGGTCCAGCCTCGGCGCGCGAGCTGCTGCAGGCGCTCGGCGAGCCGGCGCCGGCGCCGCCGGCGGCCGCGCCGTCCGACAAGGGCAAATCGGACCAGGGCGAACTGTTTAGCTGAGGCTGCCCGGAGCCCCGGGCGCCCCTGGCGATCGCTGGCGAGGTCTGCTTATATGGAGCCGACCCCAACCCGGGAGAGGCCCGCATGTCCGCCGATCGCGCCTGGCTCGACCTCTACCAACTGGATGCGACGCTCACTGACGAGGAGCGCCTCATCCGCCAGACCGTGCGCAACTTCGTCCAGAAGGAAGCCCGGCCGCGCCTGGCCGAGCTGTGGGCGCGCGGCGAGTTTTTGCGGCGAGTTCCCGCTGGACCTGATCCCCACCCTGGGCGCGCTCGGCCTCTTCGGCGCCACGCTCACGGGCTACGGCCTGCCGGGCCTGGGCAGCCGCGCCTACGGGCTGATGATGTTCGAGCTGGAAGCCGGCGACAGCGGCCTGCGCAGCTTCGCCTCGGTGCAGAGCGGCCTGGTGATGTACCCCATCCATCGCTACGGGAGCGAGGCGCAGAAGGCGCGCTGGCTGCCCGAGCTGGCCGCCGGGCGGGCAGGATCGGCTGCTTCGGCCTCACCGAGCCGGACGGCGGCTCCGACCCCGGCGCCATGCGAACCTACGCGCGCCGCGACGGCGCGGACTGGATCCTCCATGGCAACAAGATGTGGATCACCAACGGCACGCTCGCCGACGTCGCCGTGGTCTGGGCCAAGGGCGAGGACGAAATCCTCGGCTTCCTGGTGGAGAAGGGAACCCCGGGCTTCACCGCCAGCGTCATGCGCGGCAAGATGAGCCTGCGCGC includes:
- a CDS encoding LysR family transcriptional regulator produces the protein MRRPLPSTSMLLAFDMVARTGSFTAAARELNLTQGAISKQVIALEEQCGVALFERQHGAVLLTEAGQTYAKDIRAALELIQTATMRAMSNVRAGTLTLAVLPTFGSRWLMPRLPRFLKEHPGITVQFVTKISPFDFDTEDIDVAIHYGKPDWPGATSVYLMGEELIPVCAPTYREEKGLREPADLAGTMLIHISSRPDAWSDWFRAQGVQPPECEGMYFEQFAAAASAAAASLGAALIPGFLLKGELERGELVRLFDLPYRSPLGYYLVTPHGREKYGPVAAFTNWLLGETSDQGR
- a CDS encoding DUF72 domain-containing protein, producing the protein MSAEGGDWRDEPFQDEEEALRRLRPGGARGARLLIGTSGWSYKDWEGPFYPPGTPAADYLAHYGRVFRTVEVDATFYAAPRAAVVENWALRSPPGFVFSAKFPREFSHEAGGLERLEGARAFVERMGLLGEKRGPLVLQFPPHFEPGRLPALAGFLAALPGEARYAVEFRHPGWHSEEVLAMLRARGVAWVAGVGPLNPPQRPLTADFAYLRWIGDRGLNVFDRVRIERGEEIRRWAEWIESVRERLREVYGYFNNHYAGHGPASARELLQALGEPAPAPPAAAPSDKGKSDQGELFS
- a CDS encoding sigma-70 family RNA polymerase sigma factor, translated to MRETRESLYATLHRIVRNDEDAEDLLQDTYLRALSRLDSYRGEGCPEAWLRRIAVRLALNHLRGRRLRRMLPWPLPPAEGSASVATAADAERRPGPDAQARDAQRRRRLEGLLAGRPAKEQAAFALRHLEDRPYAEIALLIGTSEATARSLVSRTVSRLEREIRERGWSDD
- a CDS encoding glycosyltransferase family 1 protein: MSRDLVYVSPIPWRGLHQRPQHMALALAAGRRVLFVEPRTLHAPPPPPDGLDGGAPTLAFLALPVLPVNARQPLLRALARLGGQVALLRDGLARRQGLLLRGKLAALGFREPLLLFGHPELADLREILPGAPVAYDHMDDVLAFGRTPAVLRHALRALVREAALLSASSAHLAEQLRALGGREPLLVGNGVEFARFAAEPPPPAPAALAALPRPRCLYVGSVAEWFDLELLFAVARALPAASFPVIGPLRPALAPRLQGAPPNCHFLGARPYAELPAWLRHADAGLIPFRRTPLTAGVDPVKLYEYLAAGLPVLATPFSAALEAAAAAGAVCLAEGAEAFATALRALLASPPPAERGLHALAAPRSWDRQLAPLLGALDAL